Proteins from one Embleya scabrispora genomic window:
- a CDS encoding alkaline phosphatase family protein: protein MAHFRSGSRSTARGKPRSATLVALSVGFVLGAIAGVTVPASAGPSERVPAARTSAAAIPRYDHVVVVVHENANQEEIIGSSQAPYLNQLAAGGASLTDFHGETHPSQPNYLAMFSGSTQGVTGDECPPPGAPYSADNLARQLIDVGATWGSYNEDWSAANPGACTSGSYARKHNPWLSFANVPAATTYPMTAFPTDYAGLPTVSYVVPNLCNDMHDRLFNPACGISTGDTWTRNKLSGYAEWAKTHNSLLVVTWDEDNFRSENRIATILYGAHVKPGQYAGRKDHYSLLRTFEDMYGTRRSGQASTATPITEVWDDGGPSPVSVVDPGAQSGVVGVPVSLAVRVQGGTGPYTCAFRGLPAGLSAAGGGCAVSGSPTVPGSSTVTVSATDGLGAVSAPVSFGWTVTSTPSGGVTIADPGPQTSKFNQQVSLALRVSGGTAPYSCSGRNLPAGVFVNASTCVISGRAWGVGTFAAEVTATDSAGAKAVAAFRWIVNWF from the coding sequence ATGGCCCACTTCCGATCCGGGTCCCGGTCGACGGCCCGGGGCAAACCCCGATCCGCCACCCTCGTCGCATTGTCCGTCGGGTTCGTACTCGGCGCGATCGCCGGTGTCACCGTCCCCGCCTCGGCCGGTCCGTCCGAGCGGGTGCCGGCCGCTCGCACATCCGCCGCCGCGATCCCGCGCTACGACCACGTGGTGGTCGTCGTGCACGAGAACGCCAACCAGGAGGAGATCATCGGCAGTTCGCAGGCGCCGTATCTCAACCAACTGGCCGCCGGCGGTGCCTCCCTGACCGACTTCCACGGCGAGACGCACCCCAGTCAGCCCAACTACCTGGCGATGTTCTCCGGTTCCACCCAGGGCGTCACCGGCGACGAGTGTCCGCCGCCGGGTGCGCCGTACAGCGCGGACAACCTCGCCCGGCAGCTGATCGACGTCGGTGCCACATGGGGCAGTTACAACGAGGACTGGTCGGCGGCCAACCCCGGCGCGTGTACGAGCGGTTCGTACGCGCGCAAGCACAACCCGTGGTTGTCCTTCGCCAACGTGCCCGCCGCCACCACGTATCCGATGACCGCGTTCCCGACGGATTACGCCGGCTTGCCCACGGTCTCCTACGTGGTGCCCAACCTGTGCAACGACATGCACGACCGTCTGTTCAACCCGGCGTGCGGGATCTCCACCGGGGACACCTGGACCAGGAACAAGCTGAGCGGCTACGCGGAATGGGCCAAGACGCACAACAGCCTGCTGGTGGTCACGTGGGACGAGGACAACTTCCGCAGCGAGAACCGGATCGCGACCATCCTGTACGGCGCGCACGTCAAGCCCGGACAATACGCGGGCCGCAAGGACCACTACAGCCTGCTGCGCACCTTCGAGGACATGTACGGCACCCGGCGCTCCGGCCAGGCGTCGACCGCGACCCCGATCACCGAGGTGTGGGACGACGGTGGTCCGTCGCCGGTGTCGGTGGTGGATCCGGGGGCGCAGTCGGGTGTGGTGGGTGTGCCGGTGTCGTTGGCGGTGCGGGTGCAGGGTGGGACGGGCCCGTACACGTGCGCCTTCCGGGGTCTGCCGGCCGGGTTGTCCGCTGCCGGTGGTGGGTGTGCGGTGTCGGGTTCGCCCACTGTGCCGGGGAGTTCGACGGTGACGGTGTCGGCGACGGACGGCCTGGGCGCGGTGTCGGCGCCGGTTTCCTTCGGGTGGACGGTGACCTCGACGCCTTCCGGTGGGGTGACGATCGCCGATCCGGGGCCGCAGACGTCGAAGTTCAATCAGCAGGTGAGTCTGGCGCTTCGGGTCTCGGGTGGGACGGCGCCGTATTCGTGTTCCGGGCGGAATCTGCCGGCGGGTGTGTTCGTGAACGCGTCGACGTGTGTGATCTCGGGTCGGGCGTGGGGTGTGGGGACGTTCGCGGCGGAGGTGACCGCCACCGATTCCGCCGGGGCGAAAGCCGTGGCCGCGTTTCGCTGGATCGTGAACTGGTTCTGA